A window of Paenibacillus polygoni contains these coding sequences:
- a CDS encoding dihydrolipoamide acetyltransferase family protein, translated as MAKFNYKFPELGEGLHEGEIIKMHIKPGDKVTDDDIIMEVQNDKAVVEVPCPVNGTVQEVFAKDGDIFNVGAIVAVIDAEGEIPEQDEEEASQEANAAQGGADTTDSPAQSSPSEAKEGGEQGVSTASSKEVLATPSVRKFAREQGVDISEVTGTGNNGKVTKEDVEAFKNGGGKAAAATPAKEEAAPASAPAASAGVSTRAEEERVPFKGIRKAISNAMVKSAYTAPHVTIMDEVDVTELVAFRTRMKPIAEKKGTKVTYLPFIVKALVAATREFPVMNAMIDEQTNEIVYKKYYNIGIATDTDNGLIVPVIHDADRKSIWMIADSIRDLAARGRDGKLSANEMKGSTISISNIGSAGGMFFTPIINFPEVAILGTGRISEKAIIKDGEVVAAPVMALSLSFDHRIIDGATAQNFMNYIKSLLANPELLVMEV; from the coding sequence GTGGCAAAATTTAATTATAAATTCCCTGAACTTGGGGAAGGTCTTCACGAAGGCGAAATCATCAAAATGCATATCAAACCAGGTGATAAAGTTACTGACGACGATATCATCATGGAAGTTCAAAACGACAAGGCAGTCGTAGAAGTACCTTGTCCTGTTAACGGTACAGTTCAAGAAGTATTCGCAAAAGATGGCGACATCTTTAACGTTGGCGCAATTGTAGCAGTAATTGATGCTGAAGGCGAAATTCCTGAGCAAGACGAAGAAGAAGCTTCCCAAGAAGCAAATGCTGCACAAGGCGGAGCAGATACTACGGATTCCCCTGCACAAAGCAGCCCAAGCGAAGCAAAAGAAGGCGGAGAGCAAGGCGTTTCCACAGCTTCCAGCAAAGAAGTTTTGGCAACACCTAGCGTTCGTAAATTTGCTCGTGAGCAAGGCGTGGACATCTCTGAAGTTACGGGAACTGGCAACAACGGTAAAGTAACAAAAGAAGATGTTGAAGCATTCAAAAATGGCGGCGGTAAAGCAGCTGCAGCAACTCCTGCGAAAGAAGAAGCTGCACCAGCAAGTGCACCTGCAGCAAGCGCTGGCGTTAGCACTCGTGCAGAAGAAGAGCGCGTACCATTCAAAGGTATCCGTAAAGCAATTTCTAATGCAATGGTTAAATCTGCGTACACAGCACCTCACGTTACGATCATGGACGAAGTAGATGTAACTGAACTTGTTGCATTCCGTACTCGCATGAAACCAATCGCTGAGAAAAAAGGTACAAAAGTAACTTACTTGCCATTTATCGTAAAAGCACTCGTTGCAGCAACTCGTGAGTTCCCTGTAATGAACGCAATGATCGATGAGCAAACGAATGAAATTGTATACAAAAAATACTACAACATCGGTATCGCTACGGATACAGACAACGGTCTAATTGTTCCGGTAATTCATGATGCAGATCGTAAGAGCATCTGGATGATCGCTGACAGCATCCGTGACCTAGCAGCACGTGGTCGTGACGGTAAATTGTCTGCTAACGAAATGAAAGGCAGCACAATTTCCATTTCTAACATCGGTTCTGCTGGCGGTATGTTCTTCACTCCGATCATCAACTTCCCAGAAGTTGCAATACTTGGAACGGGACGTATTAGTGAAAAAGCAATCATCAAAGATGGTGAAGTAGTTGCAGCTCCAGTAATGGCTCTGTCCCTAAGCTTCGACCACCGTATCATCGATGGTGCTACAGCTCAAAACTTTATGAACTACATTAAATCCCTGCTCGCTAATCCCGAGCTGTTGGTAATGGAGGTATAA
- a CDS encoding alpha-ketoacid dehydrogenase subunit beta — translation MAQMNMKEAIRDAMRVELKRDPNVLVFGEDVGNVGGVFRATEGLQKEFGEERVFDTPLAESAIGGLAVGLGVTGFRPVAEIQFVGFIFEALDQIAVQAARMRFRSGGRYNSPIVFRTPFGGGVKAAELHTDSLEGLLTQTPGIKVVVPSNPYDAKGLLIASIRDNDPVFFMEHLNLYHAFRAEVPEEDYVVELGKANVVREGSDVTIITYGMMVHTSVKAAEELEKTKGIKVEVIDLRTISPIDIDTILASVKKTNRAIVVQEAQKSSGVAAEVIAQINEKAILHLEAPVLRVAGPDTVYPFAQIEDAWLPTPNRIIAAVNKVLEF, via the coding sequence ATGGCACAAATGAACATGAAAGAAGCGATTCGCGATGCAATGCGCGTAGAGCTCAAACGCGACCCAAATGTCCTGGTTTTTGGTGAAGACGTGGGTAATGTCGGCGGTGTATTCCGTGCGACGGAAGGTCTTCAAAAAGAATTTGGCGAAGAACGTGTATTCGATACACCGCTTGCTGAGTCTGCGATCGGCGGTCTTGCAGTAGGTCTAGGTGTTACAGGTTTCCGTCCTGTTGCTGAAATTCAATTTGTAGGATTTATCTTTGAGGCACTTGACCAAATTGCGGTTCAAGCTGCACGTATGCGTTTCCGTTCAGGCGGTCGTTACAACTCCCCAATCGTGTTCCGTACACCTTTTGGCGGCGGTGTAAAAGCAGCTGAACTTCATACAGATTCTCTGGAAGGTTTGCTTACGCAAACTCCGGGTATTAAAGTAGTAGTCCCATCTAACCCTTATGATGCAAAAGGTCTTTTGATCGCATCTATCCGTGATAACGATCCTGTATTCTTTATGGAGCATTTGAACCTTTATCATGCGTTCCGTGCGGAAGTACCTGAGGAAGATTATGTAGTAGAACTTGGTAAAGCGAATGTGGTTCGCGAAGGTTCTGATGTAACTATCATTACCTACGGTATGATGGTTCATACCTCTGTGAAAGCTGCAGAAGAACTAGAAAAAACAAAAGGTATTAAAGTAGAAGTTATCGATTTGCGTACAATCAGCCCAATCGATATCGATACCATCTTGGCATCTGTTAAGAAAACAAACCGCGCAATCGTGGTTCAAGAAGCTCAAAAGAGTTCTGGCGTAGCTGCTGAAGTCATTGCACAAATCAATGAAAAAGCAATTCTACACTTGGAAGCTCCTGTTCTTCGTGTTGCGGGTCCAGATACTGTATATCCATTTGCGCAAATCGAAGACGCTTGGCTTCCTACACCTAATCGCATCATCGCAGCAGTGAACAAAGTACTCGAATTTTAA
- the pdhA gene encoding pyruvate dehydrogenase (acetyl-transferring) E1 component subunit alpha produces the protein MSKVPYEVYTEEVEALTVLSPDGEIVNKEMMPELSDEQLKEIMYRMVFTRTWDDRAVNLGRQGRLGFYAPVSGQEASMIGSEFALEKEDYVVPGYRDIPQLVWHGLPLYQAFLYSRGHQHGGQIPEDVNVMMPQIIIGAQILHAMGIAMGFKLKNQKRVAITYTGDGGSSEGDFYEGLNYAGRFKLPVIFFVQNNGYAITTPFAKQTAAMSIAHKAVAAGIKGIQVDGMDVFAVIAAVREAAKRARNGEGATLIEALTYRYRPHSLSDDATKYRTKDEEGQWNEKDPINRLAKYLEKKGLWTEEDTARVKDEAKAKVNEEIKRAEKTEKMTISGLIDSMFEQTPKHMEEQKADFE, from the coding sequence ATGAGCAAGGTTCCTTACGAAGTATATACAGAGGAAGTAGAAGCTCTTACTGTATTGTCTCCAGACGGTGAGATCGTTAACAAAGAGATGATGCCAGAGCTTTCCGATGAACAATTGAAAGAAATTATGTACCGTATGGTATTTACACGTACTTGGGATGATCGCGCAGTTAACCTGGGCCGCCAAGGACGTCTTGGATTCTATGCACCAGTATCTGGTCAAGAAGCTTCCATGATCGGTAGTGAGTTTGCACTTGAGAAAGAAGACTATGTAGTACCGGGTTACCGTGATATTCCACAACTCGTATGGCACGGACTTCCACTTTATCAAGCTTTCTTATATTCCCGTGGACACCAACATGGTGGACAAATTCCAGAAGACGTAAACGTAATGATGCCGCAAATCATCATTGGTGCACAAATTCTGCATGCAATGGGTATTGCAATGGGCTTCAAATTGAAAAATCAAAAACGTGTAGCAATCACTTATACAGGTGATGGCGGTTCTTCTGAAGGTGACTTCTACGAAGGTCTTAACTATGCAGGTCGTTTCAAACTGCCAGTTATTTTCTTTGTACAAAATAATGGTTATGCCATTACAACACCTTTCGCAAAACAAACAGCTGCTATGTCTATCGCACATAAAGCAGTTGCAGCAGGTATCAAAGGCATTCAAGTTGATGGAATGGACGTTTTCGCAGTAATCGCCGCTGTTAGAGAAGCTGCAAAACGTGCTCGCAACGGAGAAGGCGCAACTTTGATCGAAGCATTGACATATCGTTACCGTCCACACTCCTTGTCTGACGATGCTACGAAATATCGTACAAAAGACGAAGAAGGTCAGTGGAATGAAAAAGATCCAATTAATCGTCTTGCTAAATACCTTGAGAAAAAAGGTCTTTGGACTGAAGAAGATACAGCTCGCGTGAAAGATGAAGCGAAAGCAAAAGTGAACGAAGAAATCAAACGCGCTGAGAAAACAGAAAAAATGACAATCTCTGGTCTGATCGACAGTATGTTCGAACAAACACCAAAACATATGGAAGAACAAAAAGCAGATTTCGAATAA
- a CDS encoding alpha/beta hydrolase encodes MTDSRYLKRTILKEEMFSSFLNETRYLRIYLPPGYNELLSYPVVYCQDGEEFFNFGRIATTANRLILDEGIEPFIIVGVEVNVKVRTQEYAPFGSLFDKYTSAFAEEVIPFIEAKYPVRRSKDERILAGDSLGGSVSLHLALMYPDLFSKVISMSGAFYEESQEIYAQANDLTWLEIWMIVGLQERDFEADTGVYDFVDLNRKTRKLLEDRGAAVTYAEKDGKHQWGFWQNELPDALTHFLNKG; translated from the coding sequence ATGACGGATTCTCGCTATTTAAAAAGAACCATTTTAAAAGAAGAAATGTTCAGTTCATTTTTGAATGAAACACGTTATCTTCGTATTTATCTCCCGCCTGGTTACAATGAATTATTAAGTTATCCGGTTGTTTACTGTCAGGATGGCGAAGAATTTTTCAACTTTGGCCGGATCGCGACAACGGCAAACCGCCTTATTCTCGATGAAGGCATTGAACCTTTTATTATTGTCGGCGTGGAAGTTAACGTGAAAGTTCGAACGCAGGAATATGCTCCTTTTGGCAGCCTGTTTGATAAGTATACTTCTGCTTTTGCAGAAGAGGTTATTCCGTTCATCGAAGCAAAATACCCGGTTCGCCGCTCTAAAGACGAACGTATTCTGGCTGGCGATTCTCTTGGAGGAAGTGTATCACTGCACTTGGCCTTAATGTATCCAGACCTGTTTAGCAAAGTCATCAGTATGTCGGGTGCTTTTTATGAAGAGTCACAGGAAATCTATGCACAGGCAAACGATTTAACCTGGCTTGAAATTTGGATGATTGTCGGACTGCAAGAAAGAGATTTCGAAGCCGATACAGGCGTTTATGATTTTGTAGATCTAAACCGTAAAACTCGTAAACTCTTAGAAGATCGAGGTGCTGCGGTAACCTACGCTGAAAAAGACGGCAAGCACCAATGGGGATTTTGGCAAAATGAATTGCCGGATGCATTGACCCACTTCCTAAATAAAGGTTGA
- a CDS encoding low molecular weight protein-tyrosine-phosphatase, producing MIHVLFVCLGNICRSPMAEAVLRHKIAARQLDGEIAVDSAGTEDWHIGKPPHEGTSTILTSKGIKYEGITARQVGEKDFTAFDYIICMDDSNELNLRKLRGAEHAKIIKFMDLLPDEQVREVPDPYYTGNFDEVYRLIDLGTEVLLKQIIEEK from the coding sequence ATGATACACGTATTGTTTGTCTGTTTAGGTAACATATGCAGGTCGCCAATGGCGGAGGCAGTATTGCGGCATAAAATCGCGGCTCGTCAGCTGGACGGTGAAATAGCAGTAGATTCCGCAGGTACAGAGGATTGGCATATCGGCAAACCTCCTCACGAAGGAACAAGTACCATACTCACTTCCAAAGGAATTAAGTATGAAGGGATAACCGCAAGACAAGTAGGAGAAAAAGACTTTACTGCATTTGATTATATTATTTGCATGGATGATTCAAATGAACTCAATCTTCGCAAACTAAGGGGCGCGGAACACGCCAAGATTATTAAGTTTATGGATCTGCTTCCTGATGAGCAGGTTAGAGAAGTACCGGACCCTTATTACACGGGCAATTTTGATGAAGTGTACCGGCTTATTGATCTTGGGACAGAAGTATTGTTGAAACAAATAATAGAAGAAAAGTAG
- a CDS encoding trimeric intracellular cation channel family protein, translating to MSVFEVFSIIGTIAFAMSGAFVAMEEDYDILGIMVLGLVTAFGGGVIRNVLIGVPVTTLWSQGTLIMLALISIAIAFILPMPWIGHWKKTEMFFDAIGLSAFAIQGALYATNMNHPISAVIVAGVLTGIGGGIIRDLLAGRKPMVLRDEIYAVWAIMAGLLIGLGMTNSTTSQLILFTVVVMLRMLSVHYKWKLPRRSLRPSEEVILEAGANNHQTKSL from the coding sequence ATGAGTGTTTTTGAAGTGTTCAGTATTATAGGAACGATTGCATTTGCAATGTCGGGAGCTTTTGTTGCTATGGAAGAAGATTACGATATCTTAGGCATTATGGTACTCGGATTGGTCACGGCTTTTGGCGGGGGCGTAATCCGGAACGTTCTTATCGGAGTTCCTGTTACAACGCTCTGGAGTCAGGGCACCTTAATTATGCTTGCACTTATTTCTATTGCGATTGCCTTTATACTGCCTATGCCATGGATTGGACATTGGAAAAAAACAGAGATGTTTTTTGATGCCATTGGGTTATCCGCGTTTGCTATTCAGGGTGCGCTTTATGCTACAAATATGAATCACCCGATCAGCGCGGTTATCGTAGCAGGGGTTCTCACTGGTATTGGCGGTGGTATTATTAGAGATTTGCTCGCAGGACGGAAACCGATGGTCTTAAGGGATGAGATTTATGCGGTGTGGGCAATCATGGCAGGACTTCTTATTGGACTCGGTATGACGAACAGTACAACAAGTCAGCTGATTCTTTTTACAGTGGTGGTTATGCTGAGAATGCTATCTGTGCATTATAAATGGAAGTTGCCTAGAAGATCTCTAAGACCAAGTGAAGAAGTGATATTAGAGGCTGGTGCTAACAACCATCAAACGAAAAGTTTGTAA
- a CDS encoding thiamine diphosphokinase → MTTGRIIIFTGGSLEESDIKEIQPGDTVIGADYGAWFLVQHGISPDFSAGDFDSVTEEQLRKIQQSSKQFVSCDPINKNLSDTELALEYAIQMEPAEIIIFGAIGTRLDHTLANIQILSKVLKRGIPCSIWNRHNRITITDSVHVVSRNDFPYVSLIPLSNEVTGITLEGFMYPLHDAVLSIGESLGISNRLLQETGTITLKKGLLLVIQSKDE, encoded by the coding sequence ATGACTACAGGAAGAATAATTATTTTTACAGGAGGCTCGCTCGAAGAAAGTGATATCAAAGAAATACAACCGGGAGATACCGTCATTGGTGCTGATTATGGGGCATGGTTCCTTGTTCAGCATGGCATTTCCCCCGATTTCTCCGCAGGAGACTTTGATTCGGTAACAGAGGAGCAGCTTCGTAAAATACAGCAGAGCAGCAAACAATTTGTTAGTTGTGACCCGATTAACAAAAATTTATCGGATACTGAATTGGCTTTGGAATACGCAATACAAATGGAGCCTGCGGAAATTATTATTTTTGGCGCAATCGGGACAAGACTGGACCATACACTTGCTAATATTCAGATTTTGTCTAAGGTGTTGAAGCGCGGTATTCCGTGCTCTATCTGGAATCGACATAATCGTATAACCATAACAGATTCGGTACATGTCGTTTCGCGAAATGATTTTCCTTATGTATCGCTCATCCCTCTGTCAAATGAGGTTACCGGAATAACACTCGAAGGATTTATGTACCCGCTTCATGATGCCGTACTCTCTATTGGTGAATCTCTAGGAATCAGTAATCGATTGCTGCAAGAAACAGGGACAATCACCCTGAAAAAAGGATTACTCTTAGTTATTCAAAGTAAAGATGAGTAA
- a CDS encoding thiazole biosynthesis adenylyltransferase ThiF, translating into MNKEVSSIYNNEENIEGLNQERYSRQELFAPFGAAGQKKLMDSHVLIIGAGALGTGIAETLARGGVGHLTIVDRDYVEWSNLQRQQLYNEDDVKQRLPKAVAAKKRLQAINSDITIDIHVMDAGIDELDELIEAADLVMDATDNFDTRLIINDLAVKYDTPWIYGGCVGSYGITYTFIPGKTPCLNCLLGEVPLGGDTCDTAGILPQTVQMVTANQTMEAFKWLSGNDDAMRKKLLSFDMWRNEYTAIGVDRAKNPGCLSCGTDRTYPYLNAVNHDRSEVLCGRDTVQIRPARKLEWDLEQVATRLQRLNHGKVERNPFLISFQLDGQRMVIFKDGRVLVHGTKDKAAAKTLYHRYFG; encoded by the coding sequence TTGAACAAAGAAGTTTCTTCTATTTATAATAACGAAGAAAATATAGAAGGTTTGAATCAGGAAAGATACTCAAGGCAGGAACTTTTTGCTCCATTTGGAGCCGCAGGTCAAAAAAAATTAATGGACAGCCATGTGCTTATTATCGGTGCGGGTGCACTAGGCACAGGGATCGCTGAAACGCTGGCAAGAGGCGGTGTAGGTCACCTTACGATCGTGGACCGCGATTATGTAGAGTGGTCTAATCTGCAAAGACAGCAGCTGTATAATGAAGATGATGTGAAGCAGCGACTTCCAAAAGCGGTGGCCGCGAAGAAACGGCTGCAGGCTATTAACTCTGACATTACCATTGATATTCATGTTATGGATGCAGGGATTGATGAACTAGATGAATTGATCGAGGCTGCCGACTTAGTTATGGATGCGACGGATAATTTTGATACAAGACTCATTATTAACGACCTGGCTGTAAAATACGATACTCCATGGATTTATGGAGGCTGTGTTGGCAGTTATGGAATTACCTATACTTTTATTCCCGGCAAGACTCCGTGTCTGAACTGTTTACTGGGAGAAGTTCCGCTTGGCGGGGATACATGTGATACTGCTGGGATCTTACCGCAGACGGTGCAGATGGTAACGGCGAATCAGACGATGGAAGCCTTTAAGTGGCTGAGTGGAAATGATGATGCAATGCGTAAAAAGTTGTTATCTTTTGATATGTGGCGCAATGAATATACAGCGATTGGTGTAGATCGAGCTAAAAATCCTGGGTGTCTTTCTTGCGGAACGGATCGCACGTATCCTTATTTAAATGCTGTTAATCACGACAGGTCTGAGGTGTTGTGCGGACGGGATACGGTACAAATACGGCCTGCTCGTAAATTAGAGTGGGATTTGGAGCAGGTTGCAACGCGCCTTCAAAGACTGAACCATGGTAAGGTAGAGAGGAATCCTTTCCTGATTTCTTTTCAGCTGGATGGGCAGCGGATGGTTATTTTTAAAGACGGGCGGGTTCTCGTACACGGTACAAAAGATAAAGCGGCAGCAAAAACGTTGTATCATCGTTATTTCGGCTAA
- a CDS encoding thiazole synthase — translation MLTIGKYNFQSRLLLGTGKFESLDVQRKAVEVSETEILTFAVRRLNLDRKNEAYFLDQLDLTKYTLLPNTAGAKTAEEAVRIARLAKASGLCDMIKVEVTPDERTLLPDPLETLKACELLLEEGFIVLPYISDDVILAKRLGMMGVHAIMPGASPIGSGQGINNPRALEFIIEQAAVPVIIDAGIRSPRDAAYAMELGADAVLLNSAVSGAGNPVLMAEAMKYAVFAGRKAYESGMIPVKRYAAASSPLEGMFEN, via the coding sequence ATGTTAACGATAGGTAAATATAATTTTCAATCTCGGCTATTGCTCGGAACAGGTAAATTTGAAAGTCTGGATGTACAAAGGAAGGCAGTAGAAGTTTCAGAAACCGAGATTCTTACGTTTGCAGTGCGCAGGCTTAATTTGGATAGGAAAAATGAAGCTTATTTTCTAGATCAGCTTGATCTTACGAAATATACCTTATTGCCTAATACAGCAGGTGCAAAAACCGCTGAGGAAGCTGTACGAATTGCAAGGCTCGCGAAAGCTTCAGGTCTATGTGATATGATAAAGGTGGAAGTCACTCCGGATGAACGAACACTGCTTCCAGACCCATTAGAAACACTAAAAGCATGTGAACTCTTGCTTGAGGAAGGATTTATCGTCCTTCCCTATATATCGGATGATGTCATTCTTGCCAAAAGACTTGGTATGATGGGTGTCCATGCAATTATGCCGGGAGCGTCACCAATAGGTTCTGGACAAGGTATTAATAACCCAAGAGCACTTGAATTCATTATAGAACAAGCGGCTGTCCCTGTTATCATTGACGCAGGAATACGTTCACCTCGCGATGCGGCGTATGCCATGGAACTAGGTGCGGATGCAGTGCTTCTAAATTCAGCTGTATCTGGCGCAGGCAATCCGGTCCTGATGGCAGAAGCGATGAAATATGCAGTCTTTGCGGGAAGGAAAGCTTACGAGTCCGGGATGATTCCCGTAAAACGGTATGCTGCAGCAAGCAGTCCGCTGGAAGGGATGTTTGAGAATTGA
- the thiS gene encoding sulfur carrier protein ThiS — protein sequence MLLRVNGQHMQIEEDQLSVKDLLESLDLGVKTVVIECNEQILTKDMHTNTLLKDGDHIEIVHFVGGG from the coding sequence TTGCTGCTGAGAGTAAATGGACAACACATGCAAATAGAAGAGGATCAATTAAGTGTCAAAGATTTACTGGAGTCACTAGACCTTGGGGTAAAGACCGTTGTCATTGAATGTAATGAACAAATCTTGACGAAAGATATGCATACTAACACTTTGTTAAAGGATGGAGATCATATCGAAATTGTACATTTTGTAGGAGGGGGATAA
- the thiO gene encoding glycine oxidase ThiO translates to MTMKRVDRESKRRNSEVLVIGGGVIGSAIAYYLSCDGLEVTQLEAAHQANGASGHAAGMLAAGLEHFSSEELRRWAQRSQQLMGPLIKELKLHSEINVGMNDSGFVVPFIKDRKREEEFSETIERAKQKHWWNKSKLQDEIPWITKKAEGALFYPQEHQLLPAELTKAYIKGAQKNGAAFIDHCTVSRLLLDNGRVTGVETNQGTYTADKVVIAAGLGSDAILRSIGTQLNTYPVKGEMVALSMQTTQTMNGETLRYTIYTPDVYIVPKPNQEIWIGATSIPYGNDYKVSASGLNTLLHRATGWVPGIGEASFIRTWAGLRPQTVDGLPYIGAYSEVQGLYLAVGHYRNGVLLSAVTGETMSRLLSGETEDEIGIRSFSASRIIKERRGIYCC, encoded by the coding sequence ATGACTATGAAAAGAGTAGATAGAGAAAGTAAACGACGGAATTCGGAAGTGCTTGTTATCGGAGGCGGTGTCATTGGATCTGCTATCGCCTACTATTTGTCATGTGATGGACTGGAGGTAACCCAGCTCGAAGCTGCTCATCAGGCAAATGGCGCTTCTGGTCATGCGGCGGGTATGCTTGCAGCCGGGCTAGAACATTTTTCATCAGAGGAGCTTAGGAGATGGGCTCAGCGCAGCCAGCAGCTCATGGGACCATTGATTAAAGAATTGAAGCTGCACAGTGAAATCAATGTAGGTATGAATGACTCAGGCTTTGTTGTTCCCTTTATAAAGGATAGGAAACGTGAAGAAGAATTCTCAGAAACTATAGAGCGGGCAAAGCAGAAACACTGGTGGAACAAGAGTAAACTTCAAGATGAAATCCCCTGGATCACTAAGAAAGCCGAAGGAGCATTATTTTATCCCCAAGAACATCAACTGTTACCAGCCGAGTTAACCAAAGCTTATATCAAAGGTGCACAGAAAAATGGAGCTGCTTTTATCGATCATTGCACCGTTTCAAGGCTGTTACTCGACAATGGCCGTGTTACCGGAGTAGAGACAAATCAAGGCACGTACACAGCAGATAAAGTAGTGATTGCAGCAGGACTTGGCAGTGATGCAATCTTAAGGTCCATCGGTACTCAGCTGAATACCTATCCTGTTAAAGGCGAAATGGTAGCTCTATCAATGCAAACAACGCAAACAATGAATGGCGAAACCTTGCGTTACACGATCTATACGCCTGATGTTTACATTGTTCCAAAACCAAATCAGGAAATTTGGATCGGTGCGACGAGTATTCCCTACGGGAATGATTATAAGGTAAGTGCCTCTGGACTGAATACCCTTTTACATAGAGCAACAGGCTGGGTTCCTGGCATAGGTGAAGCCTCTTTTATTCGTACATGGGCAGGTCTTAGACCACAAACCGTAGATGGATTACCTTACATTGGTGCTTATTCTGAAGTTCAAGGCTTGTATCTTGCTGTAGGTCATTATCGCAATGGGGTTTTACTCAGTGCAGTCACAGGAGAGACGATGAGCCGCTTGTTATCTGGAGAAACGGAAGATGAGATCGGTATTAGGTCCTTTTCCGCAAGCCGGATTATAAAGGAGAGGAGGGGAATATATTGCTGCTGA
- a CDS encoding thiamine phosphate synthase produces the protein MSKKMIEFHVISSPLKNHDLERSYFPEIWPYVTSLHLRKKENTYEEMEKLVLQLQELKIPANKLTLNRQTQLALTYQTGALHMGIQEAGLSLKTSFYREENGAAVTAKRALRCGISVHSLQEAKIAEEQGADYIFYGHMYPSHSKPGMPPKTLSSLQEICDVVKLPVIAIGGITPSRVEELMLSGASGIAAISGVLHSKDPLDAVYMYRNELAKYGDIKE, from the coding sequence TTGTCTAAAAAAATGATAGAGTTCCATGTGATTTCCTCGCCGCTGAAGAATCATGACTTAGAACGAAGCTATTTCCCTGAGATTTGGCCGTATGTAACTTCATTACATCTACGGAAGAAGGAAAATACTTACGAAGAAATGGAGAAGCTCGTACTTCAGTTGCAAGAGCTAAAGATCCCTGCGAATAAGTTAACCCTTAACCGTCAAACCCAACTTGCACTTACCTACCAAACAGGAGCTCTTCATATGGGAATACAAGAAGCAGGTCTTTCTTTGAAAACATCATTTTACAGAGAAGAAAATGGGGCTGCAGTTACAGCAAAACGAGCTTTAAGATGCGGCATTTCTGTCCATTCTTTACAAGAAGCGAAGATCGCGGAAGAACAGGGAGCCGATTATATTTTTTACGGGCATATGTACCCTTCTCATAGTAAACCTGGTATGCCCCCAAAAACACTTTCCTCTCTTCAAGAAATTTGTGATGTGGTTAAACTTCCTGTTATTGCTATTGGTGGAATTACACCCTCGCGAGTCGAAGAACTGATGCTCTCAGGTGCAAGTGGGATCGCCGCAATCTCAGGAGTACTGCATTCAAAAGATCCGCTGGATGCTGTCTATATGTATAGAAATGAATTAGCGAAGTATGGAGATATCAAGGAGTAA